Genomic window (Desulforapulum autotrophicum HRM2):
AAGTCCGCCTTTGGTCCACAGCCGATTCACTCCCCTGGGAATATTCAATGCGGTGGCAGGTCCAAAGTGGCGGTCATAAATCTCGCCATAGTTGCCAACAGCCTGTATTACCCGTACCATCCAGTCCTTGTCAAGGCCGATATAGCTGCCCGTATCACCGGACTTACCCAGCATGCGCTGGACAACGGGATTTTCAGATTTTTCTTTCATTTCAAGGACATTGGCCGATGTGATGCCATACTCTTCAGCAGCAACCAGTCCGTTGAGAACCCAGGTGACAATGTCTTTCCACTGGTTGTCCCCATGGCGAACCAGGGGTGCCAGGGGCTCCTTGGAAATGACTTCAGGCATGATTTCATGATCATTGGGATTGGGCAGGGTGGTTCTTAAAGAGGCCAACTGGCTTACATCCGTGGTAAAACAATCGCACCGGCCCGTGGCATAGGCATTGAGGGCTTCTTTTTTGCCATCAAAAACAAGGGCCTCAATTTTAAGGCCGTTGGCCCTGGCAAAATCGGCCAGATTCAATTCCGATGTGGTGCCGGCCGTGACGCATACCGTTGCGCCGTCAATCTTGGTTGCAGAGTCAACGCCCAAAGCCTTTTTGACCATGAATCCCTGACCGTCGTAAAAAACAATTTTTGTAAAATCAACCCCTTGTTTTCCATCCCGTTTCAAGGTCCAGGTGGTGGTCCTGGAGGTCAGATCCACCTGACCAGAAGAGACGGCAATGATCTTCTGCTTGGACGCCAGGGGAACAAACTTAATCTTTTGGGGATCCGACAGGACAGCGGCTGCAACAGCCCTTGCCATGTCCACATCAAAGCCCACCCATTTCCCCGTGGAATCGGGAATTGAAAATCCGGGAATACCTTCGCTGATACCGCAGGTTAAAACATCCTTGGCCCTGACATCCTCCAGGGTTCCGGCCCATGGTCCAGTACATGGGAAAGCCCCC
Coding sequences:
- a CDS encoding amino acid ABC transporter substrate-binding protein → MLKKLLGLLTMIFIMMGAFPCTGPWAGTLEDVRAKDVLTCGISEGIPGFSIPDSTGKWVGFDVDMARAVAAAVLSDPQKIKFVPLASKQKIIAVSSGQVDLTSRTTTWTLKRDGKQGVDFTKIVFYDGQGFMVKKALGVDSATKIDGATVCVTAGTTSELNLADFARANGLKIEALVFDGKKEALNAYATGRCDCFTTDVSQLASLRTTLPNPNDHEIMPEVISKEPLAPLVRHGDNQWKDIVTWVLNGLVAAEEYGITSANVLEMKEKSENPVVQRMLGKSGDTGSYIGLDKDWMVRVIQAVGNYGEIYDRHFGPATALNIPRGVNRLWTKGGLQYALPIR